CCTTCATACAGTACGTTCCCCTCTGTCGGCGTTTCCAGCCCTAAGAGCAGACGCGCCATTGTGCTCTTGCCACTGCCGCTCTCGCCCACGACTCCCGTAATGGAAGGGCGTGCGGAATCAATACTGAAGGTCAAATGTCTTAGAGCAACAGTTTCGGTGCGTTGGCCAACCCCACCGCCAAATATCTTGGTGACCTTCCTCGCTTCAAGCAGTGCAGTCACGCGTAACTCTTCTCGGTTTGAACGCTCCACTGTTCCCCGTCGTTATGCAGGTGGCAGGCAACCCACTGTTCTGGAGCGACCTGACGATAGACTGGAGCCATATCGATGCATTGGTCCATCGCATAGGGACAACGGGGATGAAAGACACAACCTTCGGGGCGCTCCGACGCCGAAGGGGGGGAACCCGAAGCCGCTCCGGACAACATCTGTTTCTCCTCCAGTGATGGCAGACTGTCCATGAGCAGTTGCGTATAAGGATGTTGTGGGCGGCGGAAGACAGCGCGCACCGGTCCTTCTTCGACCAGCTTACCCGCGTATGTTACTCCAATGCGACTTGTGAACTGTGCCATCAGACCCATGTCATGTCCGATAAGGATCACCGCGGAATTCAGATCCTCCTGCACCTGACGTAATGTCTGCATGACTTGGCGCTGAACAACCACATCCAGTGCACTGGTCGGTTCGTCGGCGATGATCAGGCTGGGACGCAAGCTCATGGCAAGGGCAATGCAGACACGTTGCTTCATGCCTCCGCTCAATTGGTGAGGGTACATGTCGGCAACGTCCTGCTGTAGCCCCACTCGAAGCAGTAGTTCGCTCAACTGTTCGCGGGCATCTTTCTGCGTAACCTTTACACCGTGACTGTTCAGGCCGTCCGCAAACTGCTGGCGAATGCGGATCACCGGGTTGAGGGAGTTCATGGCCCCCTGAGTGACCATCGCCACGCTGGCCAGT
This genomic stretch from Chloroflexota bacterium harbors:
- a CDS encoding ABC transporter ATP-binding protein; this translates as MASALQVNDLRVYYHTSRGIVKAVDAITFGVKASERFGLIGESGSGKSTIALAIMRLIRPPGVIESGEIRLDGENLLDLSDEEMRQRRLASVAMVTQGAMNSLNPVIRIRQQFADGLNSHGVKVTQKDAREQLSELLLRVGLQQDVADMYPHQLSGGMKQRVCIALAMSLRPSLIIADEPTSALDVVVQRQVMQTLRQVQEDLNSAVILIGHDMGLMAQFTSRIGVTYAGKLVEEGPVRAVFRRPQHPYTQLLMDSLPSLEEKQMLSGAASGSPPSASERPEGCVFHPRCPYAMDQCIDMAPVYRQVAPEQWVACHLHNDGEQWSVQTEKSYA